A single window of Zea mays cultivar B73 chromosome 10, Zm-B73-REFERENCE-NAM-5.0, whole genome shotgun sequence DNA harbors:
- the LOC103642116 gene encoding uncharacterized protein, whose amino-acid sequence MPFDAGTKAEKALAHAEAAAEAKQQQGDSTGNDHRGTTVGGEAATQQVRRHEAEAAPAASYSSSSPAAPGVAARQRQTYPDIMDIAGMDYSPAARKPPIHN is encoded by the exons ATGCCTTTTGATGCAGGAACGAAGGCGGAAAAGGCACTGGCGCACGCTGAAGCAGCAGCGGAAGCGAAGCAGCAGCAG GGCGACTCGACGGGAAACGATCACCGCGGCACAACggtgggcggcgaggccgccacgCAGCAAGTGCGGCGTCACGAAGCGGAGGCGGCGCCCGCGGCTTCTTATTCTTCTTCTTCCCCGGCGGCGCCGGGCGTGGCGGCCCGGCAGCGGCAGACGTACCCGGACATCATGGACATCGCCGGCATGGACTACTCGCCCGCCGCGCGAAAGCCTCCCATCCACAACTGA